The Plasmodium vinckei vinckei genome assembly, chromosome: PVVCY_14 genome window below encodes:
- a CDS encoding sentrin-specific protease 1, putative, with protein sequence MVHDKSHRPHHHKSSKHSSKYASKHSIAESGKRIGNYHSEKKSRDKYEHSIRTSHKEHHREHHREHHREHHSKHTNINNDNNNNKKNEEPTGLLWNCMKSLYSSVSSVVKNKIFTSDGIGDNTSRHDRNSISDKHRLIDKKLKKYREKDLNRSKYSHSVISNDKYSVDTYHKNESIISAKIKEHYKKKLEKYIEKNADKYSEKNLDKYSEKNADKYSEKNLDKYSEKNADKYSEKNLDKYKDRDGESISQKRKTKNDFTYDFSENDIKNLFMSSNDLIDYPYHQSIENNLTKIDENNNLSFKNNINDAVHKGLDIVAKYADSKSTISNHNILKENNLIFSTTNNVVENLQLHSPDLKNKNILNEQTESKQNDIHMPTVKEEKMDNISINNKFENKSVNNLYDSTITPKANFHHTPFETSQIHEQNENVKINKTEKEEEHKIKIDINKDSHSEKASIITGAQSVETNTMHDLLTEHRIRNKDMDYSKTKINIIGEKEKEDKYEKETNKSVKSYLAEQMSTITLTEKEKTIKESQKGDEKKSIGTNKNYNQSAFLDSLFYSKQNIDDDVILLSDIKSSNSIIDEKIDYQKEEQFEKRFDNNKNESSLMSKQNDNLREQPVSNYIKNNEYMKQMRNQYKTLMRVIDTYIDDNINGEGLNNSFINQNKNEKNTLNNEKVEEGTITNNSFNEYNDTIKIVDDINLGNDDKYVILKYDEDSLIEALEKLRIDKQKESEKKNKKENKYEKINKIDKNIFFKCRKRNYYDEAILILNKKSDNNVLIEKFNVPLMYSQIKCLIDSRWLNDEIINFYLSMLQEYNEAGIKSGVTYLPKMFTFSTFFFQSLNFNGSYNYSKVARWTKRKKIDILEYDLILIPLHVGGNHWTLGAINIKDKHIKLYDSLNMPNRKFFEYMKRYIVDEVKDKKQINIDISPWTYNPSGLPEEGIPCQENGYDCGVFTCMFAKCLTFNRDFDFSQSDIKEIRLKMVYEISQGHLVF encoded by the exons ATGGTACACGATAAATCACATAGACCACATCATCACAAGTCAAGTAAACATTCGAGTAAATATGCAAGTAAACATTCTATTGCAGAAAGTGGAAAAAGAATAGGAAATTACCattcagaaaaaaaatcgagAGATAAATATGAGCATAGTATTCGTACCAGCCATAAAGAACATCATAGAGAGCATCACAGAGAGCATCATAGAGAACATCATAGTAAACATActaacataaataatgacaACAACAATAATAAGAAGAATGAAGAACCTACTGGACTTTTATGGAATTGCATGAAATCATTATATTCTTCTGTTTCATCTGTcgtcaaaaataaaatatttactaGTGATGGTATAGGAGATAATACCTCAAGACATGATAGAAATTCAATTTCAGATAAACACAGATTaatagataaaaaattaaaaaaatatagagaaAAAGATTTAAATCGAAGTAAATATTCACATAGTGTAATAagtaatgataaatattctGTAGATACttatcataaaaatgaGTCAATAATTTCAgctaaaattaaagaacattataaaaaaaaacttgaaaaatatattgaaaaaaatgcagACAAATATAGTGAGAAAAATCTAGATAAATAcagtgaaaaaaatgcagACAAATACAGTGAAAAAAATCTAGACAAATAcagtgaaaaaaatgcagACAAATACAGTGAAAAAAATCTAGACAAGTATAAAGATCGTGATGGGGAAAGTATCTCTCAAAagagaaaaacaaaaaatgattttacATACGATTTTTcagaaaatgatattaaaaacTTATTTATGTCAAGTAATGATTTGATAGATTATCCTTATCATCAATCTATCGAAAACAATTTAACAAAAAtcgatgaaaataataatctatcatttaaaaataatataaacgATGCAGTACATAAAGGTCTAGATATAGTTGCTAAATATGCTGATTCAAAATCAACAATTAGTAATCACAATATtcttaaagaaaataatttaatctTCTCTACAACAAACAATGTAGTTGAAAATTTGCAACTGCATAGTCccgatttaaaaaataaaaatattttaaatgaacAAACAGAAAGCaaacaaaatgatattCATATGCCCACTGTGAAAGAAGAAAAGATGGATAACATATCTATAAATAacaaatttgaaaataaaagtgttaataatttatatgattcTACTATTACTCCTAAAGCGAACTTCCACCACACCCCTTTTGAAACGTCGCAAATCcatgaacaaaatgaaaatgtaaaaattaacaaaaccGAAAAGGAGGAagaacataaaataaaaatagatatTAACAAAGATAGTCATTCTGAAAAGGCAAGCATTATTACAGGTGCACAAAGTGTCGAGACAAATACTATGCATGACCTTTTGACAGAACATAGAATAAGAAATAAGGACATGGATTATTCAAAAACTAAAATTAACATTATTggagaaaaagaaaaagaagataaatatgaaaaagaaacaaataaaagcGTGAAAAGTTATTTAGCTGAACAAATGAGTACTATCACTCTTactgaaaaagaaaaaacaattaaagAGTCACAAAAAGGggacgaaaaaaaaagtattggtactaataaaaattataatcaaTCAGCCTTTTTAGattcacttttttattctaaacaaaatatagacGACGATGTAATACTATTATCTGACATCAAATCAAGTAATTCTATAATCgatgaaaaaatagattATCAAAAAGAGGAACAATTTGAAAAGAgatttgataataataaaaatgaatctTCTTTAATGAGCaaacaaaatgataacCTTAGAGAACAACCTGTtagtaattatataaaaaataacgaGTATATGAAACAAATGAGAAAtcaatataaaacattaatGAGAGTTATAGATACATATATAGACGACAATATAAATGGAGAAggtttaaataattcatttattaatcaaaataaaaatgaaaaaaatacactaaataatgaaaaggTTGAAGAAGGAACCATAACAAATAATTCctttaatgaatataatgataccataaaaattgttgatgatattaatttagggaatgatgataaatatgtaatattaaaatatgatgaaGATTCACTTATTGAAGCATTAGAAAAATTACGTATTGATAAACAGAAAGaatctgaaaaaaaaaataaaaaagaaaataaatatgaaaaaataaataaaattgataaaaatatattttttaaatgtagaaaaagaaattattatgatgaagctattttaatattaaataaaaaaagtgataataatgttttgattgaaaaatttaatgtCCCACTTATGTATTCACAAATTAAATGTCTTATTGACTCACGTTGGTTAAATGatgaaattattaatttttatcttaGCATGTTACAAGAATATAATGAAGCGGGTATAAAAAGTGGAGTAACATATCTACCCAAAATGTTTACATTTAGtacgtttttttttcaatctttaaattttaatggttcatataattatagtaAAGTAGCTCGATGgacaaaaagaaaaaaaattgatatcTTAGAATATGATCTAATACTTATACCTTTGCATGTTGGTGGAAATCATTGGACTTTAGGTGCTATcaatataaaagataaacacattaaattatatgattCTTTAAATATGCCAAATAGAAAATTCTTTGAATATATGAAACGTTACATTGTTGATGAAGTTAAAGACAAAAAACAAATCAACATAGACATATCTCCATGGACATACAATCCTAGCGGATTACCAGAG GAAGGAATACCATGTCAGGAAAATGGATATGACTGTGGAGTTTTCACATGCATGTTTGCAAAATGTTTAACTTTCAACAGAGACTTTGATTTTAGCCAAAGTGACATCAAAGAAATCCGACTAAAAATG GTTTATGAAATATCTCAGGGACATCTCGTGTTTTAG